The Vicia villosa cultivar HV-30 ecotype Madison, WI linkage group LG1, Vvil1.0, whole genome shotgun sequence genome includes a region encoding these proteins:
- the LOC131643497 gene encoding caffeoylshikimate esterase-like: MVHPVAEANDHSPFGTLTPDEFYTRHSVTHSSEYVTNPRGLKLFTQWWIPLPPTNLIGTLALVHGFTGESSWLIQLTAVYFAKAGFATCAIDHQGHGFSDGLIAHIPDINPVVDDCITFFESFRSRFDPSLPSFLYSESLGGAIALYITLRKTGLPWNGLILNGAMCGISDKFKPPWPLEHFLSLAATLIPTWRVVPTRGSIPDVSFKVEWKRKLAIASPKRTVARPRASTAYELLRICRELQGRYEEVDVPFLVVHGRDDVVCDASCVEELYARAASKDKTLKIYDGMWHQLIGEPEESVELVFGDMLEWLRKRATVVSAS, translated from the coding sequence ATGGTGCACCCAGTAGCAGAAGCAAACGACCACAGCCCTTTCGGCACCCTCACTCCGGACGAGTTCTACACTCGCCACTCAGTGACTCACTCCTCCGAGTATGTCACAAACCCTAGAGGCCTCAAACTCTTCACTCAGTGGTGGATCCCTCTCCCTCCAACAAACCTCATCGGCACCCTCGCTCTCGTCCACGGCTTCACCGGCGAGTCCAGCTGGCTTATCCAACTAACCGCTGTCTACTTCGCTAAAGCCGGTTTTGCCACTTGTGCTATCGACCACCAAGGCCATGGTTTCTCCGACGGTTTAATCGCTCATATCCCTGACATCAATCCCGTCGTCGATGACTGCATCACCTTCTTCGAATCCTTCCGCTCTCGCTTCGATCCTTCACTACCTTCCTTTCTCTACTCGGAATCTCTTGGTGGAGCTATCGCGCTTTACATCACTCTCCGCAAAACCGGATTACCGTGGAACGGCCTCATCCTCAACGGCGCCATGTGTGGAATCAGCGACAAGTTCAAACCACCATGGCCACTCGAACACTTTCTCTCACTCGCGGCAACACTCATCCCGACGTGGCGCGTGGTCCCCACGCGCGGCTCAATTCCGGATGTCTCCTTCAAGGTGGAGTGGAAGAGGAAGCTTGCGATTGCGAGTCCTAAGAGGACAGTGGCGCGTCCACGCGCCTCGACGGCGTATGAATTGTTGAGGATCTGTCGTGAGCTGCAGGGAAGGTATGAGGAAGTGGATGTGCCGTTTCTGGTTGTGCACGGGAGAGACGACGTCGTTTGCGATGCATCTTGTGTGGAGGAGTTGTACGCACGCGCTGCGAGTAAAGATAAGACGCTGAAGATATACGATGGAATGTGGCACCAGTTGATTGGAGAACCTGAAGAGAGTGTGGAGTTGGTGTTTGGTGATATGTTGGAATGGCTTCGCAAACGCGCCACAGTGGTTAGTGCCAGTTAG
- the LOC131612003 gene encoding bidirectional sugar transporter SWEET13-like, with translation MAMHRESWAFVFGLLGNIISFAVFLSPLPTFYTIFKKKSAEGFQSLPYIVALFSAMLWIYYAFVKRESVLLLITINTFGIVIESFYLIIFLIYAPKKSRLSTIKLLLLLNVFGFGAMLLSTLYFSKGAKRLAIIGWISLVFNISVFAAPLLVISKVIRTRSVEYMPFFLSLTLTINAVMWFFYGLLLKDYYVALPNTLGFLFGIIQMVIYLIYRNATPVKAQELSGGHVIDVMKIGSEQNCACGGAVSKV, from the exons ATGGCCATGCATCGTGAATCTTGGGCTTTTGTCTTTGGCCTTCTAG GCAACATCATTTCCTTTGCAGTGTTCCTTTCACCATT ACCAACTTTTTACACAATCTTCAAGAAGAAATCTGCTGAAGGATTTCAATCACTTCCTTATATTGTTGCACTTTTCAGTGCAATGCTTTGGATTTACTATGCATTTGTCAAAAGAGAATCTGTTCTTCTTCTAATCACCATCAACACTTTTGGAATTGTTATTGAATCATTTTACCTTATAATCTTCCTTATATATGCCCCAAAGAAATCTAGg cTTTCTACCATAAAACTACTTCTCTTGCTGAATGTGTTTGGATTTGGAGCCATGCTTCTATCAACTCTTTATTTCTCAAAGGGTGCAAAACGTCTTGCGATCATTGGATGGATTTCTCTTGTTTTTAACATAAGTGTTTTCGCCGCACCTCTCTTAGTCATT AGCAAAGTCATAAGGACGAGGAGCGTCGAATATATGCCATTTTTCTTGTCTTTAACTTTAACCATCAATGCTGTTATGTGGTTCTTTTATGGCCTTCTCCTCAAGGATTACTATGTTGCT CTACCAAATACACTTGGATTTTTGTTTGGCATAATTCAGATGGTGATATATTTGATATATAGAAATGCAACGCCAGTGAAGGCTCAAGAATTGAGTGGTGGCCATGTCATTGATGTTATGAAGATTGGATCTGAACAAAATTGTGCATGTGGAGGTGCAGTTAGCAAAGTCTGA
- the LOC131643498 gene encoding early light-induced protein, chloroplastic-like yields the protein MAVSSCQSIMSSSMSISSRPRVNQFNSIPSVHMPGLRRNASLKVRSMAEGEPKEQSKVPVDPTTPIAPTPTPTPTPQPAYTRPPKMSTKFSDLMAFSGPAPERINGRLAMIGFVAAMGVEIAKGQGLGEQLSGGGVPWFLGTSVLLTLASLIPFLQGVSVESKSKSIMSSDAELWNGRIAMLGLAALAFTEFVKGTSLV from the exons ATGGCTGTTTCATCTTGTCAGTCAATCATGTCAAGCTCTATGAGCATCTCAAGCAGGCCTAGAGTTAACCAATTTAACAGCATCCCTTCCGTGCACATGCCAGGCTTGAGAAGGAATGCTAGCCTCAAAGTTCGGTCCATGGCTGAG GGAGAGCCGAAAGAGCAATCAAAGGTGCCTGTAGACCCAACTACACCAATTGCACCAACACCAACACCAACACCAACACCACAACCAGCCTATACTCGTCCACCAAAG ATGAGCACCAAATTTTCGGATTTGATGGCATTTAGCGGGCCAGCACCTGAAAGGATCAATGGAAGGTTGGCTATGATTGGTTTTGTAGCAGCAATGGGGGTGGAGATAGCAAAAGGGCAGGGTTTGGGTGAACAGTTATCTGGTGGTGGAGTCCCATGGTTCTTGGGGACAAGTGTGTTGTTGACACTTGCTTCATTGATTCCATTTTTGCAAGGTGTTAGTGTTGAGTCTAAATCTAAAAGTATCATGTCCTCAGACGCAGAGCTTTGGAACGGAAGAATCGCTATGTTAGGTTTAGCTGCTTTGGCTTTCACAGAATTTGTTAAGGGTACATCCCTTGTGTAA